One genomic segment of Anguilla anguilla isolate fAngAng1 chromosome 2, fAngAng1.pri, whole genome shotgun sequence includes these proteins:
- the nxnl1 gene encoding nucleoredoxin-like protein 1 has translation MQPQTSIMVDLFIGKVLVHNNWDKDELDTEKEIILRLQNRILMLFFGSGECERCQEFVPTLKNFFKRLTDEFYVERSAQLVLLYVSMDTTEENQEEFLRDLPKRCLFLPYEDTYRKELEVMFEVEETPTVVVLRPDGSVLSRNAVEEICRLGTDCFQNWQEGAELIDRNFMMNEEFDNNKMRSITDPIRRLKYKVEKKKKKRNGDEDEEEEEEGQGPWG, from the exons ATGCAGCCTCAGACCAG catCATGGTGGACCTCTTCATTGGGAAAGTTCTAGTGCATAACAACTGGGACAAGGACGAGCTGGACACAGAGAAGGAGATCATTCTCCGGCTCCAGAACCGCATCCTGATGTTGTTCTTCGGGTCGGGAGAGTGCGAACGCTGCCAGGAATTTGTTCCCACGCTCAAGAACTTCTTCAAGCGGCTGACGGACGAGTTTTACGTGGAGCGCTCCGCCCAGCTGGTGCTCCTCTACGTCTCCATGGATACCACGGAGGAAAATCAGGAGGAGTTCCTCAGGGACCTGCCCAAGCGCTGCCTGTTCCTGCCCTACGAGGACACCTACAGGAA GGAGTTGGAGGTGATGTTTGAGGTAGAGGAGACCCCCACGGTGGTAGTGCTTCGGCCAGACGGCTCGGTCCTCTCCCGCAACGCCGTGGAGGAGATCTGCAGGCTGGGCACCGACTGCTTCCAGAACTGgcaggaaggggcggagcttaTCGACAGGAATTTCATGATGAACGAGGAGTTCGACAACAACAAAATGCGGAGCATCACAGACCCCATACGCAGGCTTAAGTACAAggtggagaagaaaaagaagaaaaggaatggtgatgaagatgaagaagaggaggaggaaggacagGGTCCATGGGGGTAA